CTATAAAGGAGGATTCAGTTAACAAAGAAGATTTGATCTTAAATATTTCCATTCAGATGAAAAACATGGAACAGATTATTCATAATCTAAGAGAATTAAACCAGGCAATTATTGGAAGTTATGAAGAAATCCCTGACGAATATGTGAAATATTTTGAACATTAGGTGGAAATTTTTGATTAATCTTGGTGATTCAATAGATAAAAAAGACATTTTTATGGTCTTTTCAGATGCGGAAAATCTAAAAGATGATGACATAAACATAATATCACAGCTTTTAAAACTGAATTATGAAACAATAATCATCACTTCAAATCAGCCATACTCAAATCTTGTAAGAATATATGATGCTGAAGATATCGATCTGTCAAAAATTGTGTTCATAGATTTAATTACCCGTTTTGCAATAGGTAAAATCCCGGAGGATGTATCCCCGGGGAGATGTCATTTTATAAGTAACCCGGCAAATCTGACTGATATTGGAATAATACTGACTGAAATTCTGAATGATGGAAACAATGAAAAAAAGGCTTTTGTATTTAATTCAATAAATACAATGCTTATTTACTTATCATCTGAAAAATTATCCAGATTCATTCATCTGATCATAAATAAATTCCGTTTAACGGGTGTAAAAGGATATTTTTTAGCTGTTCATGGGGGAATTGATCCTGAACTTGAATTAAAATTTAATATTTTTGTAGATCTGGTAATAAAAAGCTGATAACCATTTTTCCGGTTATTCTGTTTTTTTACTGAGATTTCTTTGTGGTTTAATTAAGTACAGATAAATCTGATAAGTCCTATAATTCATACAGATACTAATGTCAGGCGGAAAAGATATCAAAAAAGCACTTGATGAGATTGTTGACAGGGAATATACCTTCATGCATATCTGCGGTACTCACGAAGCCGCGATTGCAAAATCAGGATTAAGAAGCGTTCTTCCAAAAGGTCTGAAAATTGTTATGGGTCCCGGATGCCCTGTTTGCATAACTCCTCAGGGTGAGATTGATGCGGCACTTGAACTTGCCGGAAAAGACTGTATTATTGCAACATATGGGGATTTGATGAGAGTTCCGGGAACCAAAGGCACTCTTGACTCCTGTGGCGGGGACGTAAGAGTTGTTCAGGGTGTCCACAAGGCTGTCGATATTGCAAAAGAGACTGAAAAAGAGGTAGTTTTCATATCTGTAGGTTTTGAGACAACTGCACCTACCGTTGCCGCAACACTTCTTACAAATCCGCCTGATAATTTCAGCATCCTCTGCTCGCACCGGTTTGTTCCGCCGGCGATGAAGTTTCTGCTGGAACAGGGTGAAGCCTCGCTTGACGGATTTATGCTTCCCGGACATGTGTGTGTTGTTTCAGGCTATGAGATGTATGAGAAGTTTGCCGTACCGCAGGTTGTAGCAGGATTCGAACCTGATGATATTCTTCTTGGGCTTTACATGCTTGTCAAACAGGTTAAGGAAGGAAGGGCAGAGGTTGAAAACGCATATCCGCGTGCGGTTTCAAAGGAAGGAAACAAAAAAGCGATGGAGATGCTCTATCAGGTATTTGAGCCCTGCGATGTTGAGTGGAGAGGATTTCCAGTCATTCCAAAGTCAGGCCTCAGGCTTAAACCTGAGTTTAAAAAATATGATGCTTTGGATAAGTTTGGCGTCACAATAAAACATGTTGAGAAAAATTCCGCCTGCATCTGTGATAAGGTTTTAAGAGGCATTGCAGATCCTACAGACTGTAAACTCTTTGGAAAAGCCTGCACACCGCAAAATCCGGTCGGGCCCTGCATGGTCAGCCATGAAGGAGCATGCAGGATTTGGGCGTTGTACAACCAGAAAAAATACTAAAAAAACCTTTTCACTCATGTGCTGAATGATTAAAAAGCAAAAAATTTTAGTTTAACATCTTCCAGATAATCTGAAACGAAAAACACATGAAGCAGATTTTAATGTTTGAGAGTTAAAGTTATAGTGTGAAAATTTCATTGAACAGTTAAATTTAGTAAATGTCTGATGCAATTTTTAAAGTTTGAATAAAACATGCTTTTTATGTGAAAATAAAAAGTAAGTCCGGAAAATTTTTTAGAGCGGTTTTGTCCTGATAGGGTAAAGGATATCCTGAAAGCCTCCGGAGCTTTCGATCCGGGTTCAATTCCCGGTCAGGACGTTTTTCTTTGTTTTTCAATAGAAGTTAAAAAATCTGGAAAAATTAAATCTTAAATGATAAACCAGTTAAAAATCCGTTTTTTTGAAAAGCTAAAATCTTATCATTGTTTCATGTAAAAATTATTTTGCAATTATTTTTCTATGGGAGTTAAAATTTGGAGTGAAAATTTTAAAAAGATCTAATATTTGATTTTTGTATGATGAAATACGCTCATTATGTGGGTTTACATTAAAATCACGTTGTGATTCACATGAAAAATTTCATGAATGTTTTTTATCTGATTTTATTATTTAGTACCTGTAATTTTTATTATATGGTAACCAAACTGGGTCTTCACCGGACCTACAACATCGCCTTCTTTTCCCTTGAAACTTGCGTCTTCAAACTCCTTAACCATCATTCCTTTGCCAAACCATCCAAGATCTCCTCCGTTTCTACCTGAAGGGCATTGGGAGAATTTCTTTGCAACTTCTTCAAATTTATCTCCTGCTTTAATTTTGGAGAGAATTTCATTTGCTTCATTTTCGGTTTTCACAAGAATATGCGAGGCTTTTACTTTAGCTGCCATTCATACAAATTGGCAGACATTTCTAAAATAATTATGCATGAGGTATATGCCATGATTAATTCAAAATGGCATAATACAGTAGAGTTAATCTGACTTTGGCAGAACATGATGTTATAGACTACAATAATCAAAATCTATGAAAAAAAAGTCTGCAAAAAAATTCATCAGATTTTTTGAGAGGGAAAAAAACTTCAAAAAAAGTTTACAAAATAAAATATAATTTCAAAAAAACCTGCGAATTCTATCAGATATTGATGACAAAACAAAAAGAATTTATTTTGATTTTGAAAACTGATTAATAATGCAGAA
The genomic region above belongs to Methanomicrobium antiquum and contains:
- a CDS encoding peptidylprolyl isomerase encodes the protein MAAKVKASHILVKTENEANEILSKIKAGDKFEEVAKKFSQCPSGRNGGDLGWFGKGMMVKEFEDASFKGKEGDVVGPVKTQFGYHIIKITGTK
- the hypD gene encoding hydrogenase formation protein HypD; the protein is MSGGKDIKKALDEIVDREYTFMHICGTHEAAIAKSGLRSVLPKGLKIVMGPGCPVCITPQGEIDAALELAGKDCIIATYGDLMRVPGTKGTLDSCGGDVRVVQGVHKAVDIAKETEKEVVFISVGFETTAPTVAATLLTNPPDNFSILCSHRFVPPAMKFLLEQGEASLDGFMLPGHVCVVSGYEMYEKFAVPQVVAGFEPDDILLGLYMLVKQVKEGRAEVENAYPRAVSKEGNKKAMEMLYQVFEPCDVEWRGFPVIPKSGLRLKPEFKKYDALDKFGVTIKHVEKNSACICDKVLRGIADPTDCKLFGKACTPQNPVGPCMVSHEGACRIWALYNQKKY